The Dama dama isolate Ldn47 chromosome 29, ASM3311817v1, whole genome shotgun sequence DNA window TTTTCCTCCctccaaaatgaaaacatatcttAAAAAGTTCTTCTGTTAATTCATGACCATTGTAAATGTCTGATATACTcaaattctttatgtatttttcctaGGTATTTTAAAGTTGTTGTGACTGGTGTAAATTATATACAATCACTTTAGTTTAGCACTTGATTACAATTTGTTCTCAGTAAACAACAATATCTTACTTACtaaatagttttcttcttttctgtgtttcattcctcatttatttttctgatctgGTTTAATTAGCTAGACTCTGCAGAATGATGCAGATATTGAGAGATGTCCTAAGCCAGCTTGTAAGCATGTTACTAATGTTTTGCCATAAAGTGTACCCTTTGCTGTTGTTCTGATCATTTCATTCATGTCAAGGATGGATTCCTCTATTCAAATCTACTACTTTAAGAGAGTCAGAAATGGATGCTAAGTTTTACCAAATTATTTCTCAACATTTGTGGGTGagattacttttccttttttaatctgTTAATAAAATGGTTGCAGTAATTGATCTAACGTTCAAAACCttgcaattccttaaaaaaaaaaaaaaaaaaggcgacCACTGGGTAATATATATTATCTGTTTAGTATATAGTGATTTAAATTTCCTCGGGTTCAATAAATGAGTTTTTTCATTTGATcaaatttctttgttctttcataATCCTCTAATTCTTTCAAAAACTTCAGCCTAATACTTGTTGgtatttattcttaaattttcaaCAAGCATATTAAGACTTTTGCTGCATTTCAGTATCAGTGCAATGGACTGTATTTATAGGAACCCCTTTCCACCATATCCTTCGTAAGATGAAGCCTTCAGTGGGGCGtaactttctctttctccatttccCAGCTAGATGAAATCATCTAAAATTATAACTGGAGCTCTATCATTGCTTCATTATCACTATTTACCTCAACATGATTGCTAATAATTCCTTCATGTATTCATCTTTGCAAAATTGGTATAAGAATTGACTAGATTTGAATGGTCATGTATTTCATCATTTCCCACTCTTTCTTCTATCATTGCCtttcaactttttgtttttttttatttatttattttttgtttttgtttttttgacaggAAATAGCATTTATTGGTGAGCATGATTAAGAAGGGAACAGAGCTGATGCTCATGAGTGCAGGGCCCGCCATTTGTCCAGGGGACCACGATTAGGGATGTATTTGACCCCACAGCCATCCAGGATGAGTCGCTTTTCTGCCACCATGTTCTCAAATTCATCCGCATTGAACTTGGTAAATCCCCACTTCTTGGAGATGTGGATCTTCTGACAGCCAGGGAACTTGAACTTGGCCCGGCAGAGGGCTTCAATCACATGCTCCTTGTTCTGCAGCTTGGTGCGGATGGACATTATGACCTGGCCAATGTGGACCCTGgccactgtgccctggggcttTCCAAAGGCACCGCGCATACCTGTCTGGAGTCTAGACTGAGAAACAGCAGGCCAGTCATGAATGCCCACTGGGAAGAGTTGTCTCCAAGGTCCCTTAGGGCTACCTGTGCAGGCAACAGGCTGCATACACTACCAAGGAGGCTGCTGTTTGCAGCCAttgcaattttttatttttaactgtttgTTAACTTCTTTTCATGAAGAGATTGTATGGACACGCGCTTTCTGTGTTTACATATgatagcaagtgtcttttaaaccCTTGTATCTGTATCTGCAGCGATAAGGGATGTGTAGAATTCAGGACTCACAACCCATTTCCTTGCCCTCAGAACTTCACAAACCTTCCAACATCTACATTTAGAGTTGGGGAACAGCAGGACATTGGCAGACTCTCATTCCTTCTTAGGAAATATGCTTTTCTTCTGTGGAAAAGTCTGCAGAATTATTTTGGTATGTATAGGGattaaaatttatctttgaatCTAGGTAGGTGGGTCTTTTGCTATAATTTCTTACTGGGTGTTTGATGAACCTTTTATGAACAGAATATCTAAAACTTCCATTCAGTGAAAAAATTTTTAGTTATTATTCATCTTTCATCTGTTCTGTGTCCTCATGAATTCCATACTGGATCCAAGTAAGTGGGATTGTTTCCCCTGAGCAAATGTTGTTATTTCTCAGTTATCTTTTCTCCTAGCCTCCTTTTTTAGACTGCTCGTATTGATTCAATACCCTCTTGAATTCCACTGAAAAAAACTACTgagaattttctttaattttctgacCATCTTCCTGAAATAACTCTTTTTCAGCAAAGGTTGGTTGCTTTGAGTGTTAGTTTCCTCTCTGTTGGATTAAAAATTCATATCAACTGTCAGAGGTTTTCTATTTTGCCCATTCTTTTAGCTGCGCTTCTAGATTGAAAACTCTAGGGAATTCCTCACCAGTCAAGAAGGTGATTCTTACATGTCTCCTCCTTCATCTCTGGGCaccactgcctctccctctgaATACTGACCGCGTGGCTTTGGGGATTCTTAGGTACAAAGGCAAGTGATGGTCACCTCTTGGCTGCACACTTGGTCAAGCCAGGTCAGGTAGTTAATAGAATTTATTTGATTACCCTCCACATTTCTCAGTTTCCACAATCCTCTGATGACCCATGGGAAGCCAATGTTATCTAGGGAAAGAACCCAGGGGTGAATAacattttcagaaaaggaaaagaaaaagaaaaaggcctgAACCTTTGTATTAGTCTGCCACaccttgtttttctctctgctccAAGGATGTAAATGATTTTCTAATTGGGCCCTTGGTTAAGGGCAAGGGAAAGAGGCTAATTACGGAGACATAGGAAGAGAATGATTCAGGAAACAGTTTCAAgaattaaaatgacaataaaaataaag harbors:
- the LOC133048858 gene encoding large ribosomal subunit protein uL16-like, whose product is MRGAFGKPQGTVARVHIGQVIMSIRTKLQNKEHVIEALCRAKFKFPGCQKIHISKKWGFTKFNADEFENMVAEKRLILDGCGVKYIPNRGPLDKWRALHS